The sequence TAATGGGCCTACAGTTCTTCAGCTGAGAGCTTCCCTTTATCTTCGTAGGCCCAGAACTCAAGCAGGTTTGTCTCAACTAGCAAATCCCACTGATCTCTCCTGCCTTGTGTGGGAGCTGCCTGCTCACTTGTGATCCCTGTAGTCTCCTCAGTTCTGAGAACCTGTGTGACTTTCCTTCCACCTTCTTTATGGCAGAGATGAATGTGAAGGTGCTGGACTTTGAACACTTCCTGCCCATGCTGCAGACTGTGGCCAAGAACAAGGACCAGGGCACCTACGAGGACTATGTCGAAGGCCTTCGGGTGTTTGACAAGGAAGGGAATGGCACCGTCATGGGTGCTGAAATCCGGCATGTCCTTGTCACGCTGGGTAAGGCTCTGCCCTTGCTCTTTGAGCAGTGCCGCCTGATAACACACCTGCTACCCAGTtcccaaaatgtttttctttccctctgcaggTGAGAAGATGACAGAGGAAGAAGTAGAGATGCTGGTGGCAGGACATGAGGACAGCAATGGTTGTATCAACTATGAAGGTGAGGGATGAATTGGGGCTCTTGTGGAGAAAGCAGTTGTATAAGCAGGTCACGCCCAGTATTTGGGGCTTTCTCTGTCCCTGGGCTCCAGAAAGAACGAGGCAAGGGgcagggcccagcccagcccaggagtGGGAGGCCACAGGGGTATGACAAGAAAGGAAGGGGTAATGTGTGAAGGGTGGGGAAAGAATGGGAAGTAAAATAAAGGGAATGTCTGTTCCCCCACCACCTGACCCCTTCACCCCATGTCTGTGTCTTGTCTTCACCATTAATGTCTCTTCCTTCCTGCAGCATTTGTGAGGCATATCCTGTCGGGGTGACGGGCCCATGGGGCGGGTACggctcctcccagcctccccttctCTAGTTGTCCTCCCTGGTGTTTTTCTTCCCAACCTTTGCTCTCtagcccctgcccttcccctactacCATCTGACTTCCTCCTAGCATGTTTCTGCATGGAGctgactggggaggggaggggttccTCAAAGAGGAAGACAGCCTGGGGGTGTGGTACCTCCTTTTCTCCTAAAATGGGCTCTGAGGTTTTGCTCATAGGGCCCAGGGTGCTGGTGTCTGGGAACTCACACCAGCCTGTCTCCGTCTTGCTTCAGGGTGATCCTTTGGCCCTGGCGCACAGTGGTTGGCATAGGGGGGGTTGGTTGCCTGCCCCATTGTGCTGCTATAGCTcaatagtcttttctttttccttctgctgggCAGCTTGGAGGTACCCTAACCCATACCTCTGTCTTCTCCTACCAATGGCTGACAGTAGCTGTAGGTGTAGTTGAGAACTTTCCTGCCTCTGCTGTGTTCTTGCTGCtcggggagagggtggggaagcTAACAGCTGGTGGGAGGGAAGCTGGGGGCTGAGAGAACTGGGAAGACCCAAGGTGGCCTCTACAAACCCAAGGTTGGGTTCTGTGGGCACGTTCTTATGCTACCTTTGTGGTCTTGTGGTCTGCTGGCCCCTGGTGGACCCCTCCCCTTGCCCTACTTCCTGGCTCACCCCTCTCTTCTATCCACAGAGCTCGTCCGCATGGTGCTGAATGGCTGAGGATGTTCCTGGTGTGCCCAAGCCCCATACCTTTCCCTGTGTTGATACTGTGCATGTAGCTCTAAAGGCCTCCTAGGTCCTCTTGTCACAAGCACTTTTGCTAGCTTGTCTCTCTTGGATGTTATTTGCGTTCAGCATTCACCAAATAAACTTGCTCTGTGCCCCTAAGTGCGGTTCTGCTTTCCTTCCCAagcagggtggagggggagagagggtcAATAGACCAGGGGTTGGGAAAGCTGGGAAAGGGCTTGAAGGATCCATCTTTGTCATTGAAGAAATGCTGGCCCCATTCATTTATGCTACAAAGGCTACCCCTTGGGGGATTAAAGAAGCCATGAATCCCTGTAGGACCAAGACTGGCCACCCTTGTTCTATCCTATCCAGCTGAGTCCTCTCCTAGCCCTCCAGCTGGCTAAACCCAGCCTTTACCCTCCCAAGCACTGAAGTCCTTTTGTGGAGGAAGCCCAGGGAGTGTCTGAATGGAGCTAAAGCCAGGCCATATTAGCACAGCCTGAGCCTGTCTGTCACCTTGGCAGGGCTAGAGGCCAATAATAACAAGTCTGTGAGATGCCTGCCTTCTTCCCGCCTAATAAGGGAAGGAATGGAGCCATTACTTCTGAAAGGATAAGTATACAAAATCTCCAGGTTGTGAGGATGTCCTTCCAAGTCTCAAACAGCTATTTTTAGGGCAGGTGAGAGCCTCTGCCCAGCTCCCATACCAGTACACAGTCCTGACCACTGTGCTGCCTTTAGCCTGTTGTGGAGAGAGGCCCAGTATCtgtgcctggcttgctcagtgcCTCTCCAGCCCAGGTGCGAGCCCCTGGGAAGGACTCCTGGAAGACTCCCCCCAGCCCAATCCCACTGCCTGACAGCCACAGGTAAGAGAACACAGAAGGCATTCACAAGATGGAACTGAAagcaaattaatttataaaaaaaaaaaaaaaaaaaaagaaagaaagaaaaaagaaaaagaaaacaaaagaaaagaaaaaaaaatttacagaaaactttTGAACAGAAGAAAGGTGCGAAGAcgcagaggaagagaaacacgGGACGTGAGGAACAAAGCTTGGTGGGAGGGACCGGGAAGGAACTGGTGGCGAGCCTGGAGTCCTATCTGCCTTCACATCAAGGATGTGGAAGGGAGAGACGGTAGGGGAGGCAGTGGAATCCAGGGAGCAGAGCCTAGCTGCAAGCTGGCAGTAGGCACTACCCTAGGTCGGGCACCCCTCCACTGTCCCTAAATCCCAGGGAACCCCTAGCTACCAGTCAAGGTTCTGATGGtactgggggaagagggaagaggttaGAGGGGTGACCCACCAAGTCATAAGGAGGTGCTTAAgtgctttttgaaaaattcagGTTAACAACTCCCCATCCTCTCTAGTTCCCTTCTCCATGTCTTCTAGGAGCCCAGTGAcagggcccagggaggaggaagaacagtGCCCTTTCTTCCTCTATTACCTACCACAGGAATCCCCAAAATATGTTTCCCCACCAAATACACATACGCTGACATCAACTACGcaggtgacttttaaaaacacaaaactgacATTCAGAGGGAAAGGGGTCATTGGCTGAGCTGGGGTGGCCTAGAACAGCAACACTGAGGAAGCAGCAGGAGAGATTAGTAGGAATAAACTGGGGATGGGGCggttgaggggggtggggaattgATTCGGTCACTAACGGGGGGGCTGGAAGAGACAGATTCGGCACCCTATTCTATCCCCAGAGCTCTCCCAGAACCTTAAATCCCCCTTTCCTGTCACCTCCCTCCtccaaaaaatgtaaaagttgggtggggtggttttttttgtttgttttgttttgttttgagtgggTGGAGGAAGCTGCAATGTGGcttttttctctacttcctttAAAGggcttaattttgttttatccatAAAAAATGCAGTAGCTTTGAGGGGGGTGCACCCTTAGAAGTGGTTAATTAGAACCTTGTAGAAACACTTTTCCCCAGCCCTTTCTTCAAGGGCAGCATCCCCATCCTATCCTCTCTCCCAGAAATTAGAAACATCTTTTAAACAGAAGTCCTTGAATAATCCAATATAAAAATGCATGCCCCTGACAGGCATGGCAGGGGCtttggaggggcaggaggagctTTCCTTACGTAGTGATGAACTCTccaggctggggaagggtcccagtggtggggagagggctgtTCCTGGAACCTTGATCTCCatagggggtgagggagagagatgtcTGGCTGGCTCCTCACTGTGGAGGTGGCACAGGGGTGACTGTGCCTGGGCTTGGGGCCGTGGGGTCTGGAGGCAGGGGGGTACCTGGGtctgtggagaaaaggaagacgAATCAGCTagggtgagcaggagagagatcCAGACCCAGGCCACCACAGACAAACAGAACTGGGCATGGCATGCAATGGGTGGGTAGGTGACTGAGGTACCCACAATGTACAACTTCATTTCCCAACACCCTCTCCCACCTTATACTGGGAAAACTGAAATACCCCAAATCTTCCTGCCCCCAAGGAAACTCTCTAAATGGGGCATTCGAACGTGATGGGAACAAGCAAAGGGGATGCCAATCATCATGCAAACAGGTAGCTGTTTTTCAAGTTTACAACTGAGATGCTGTGCCTTAGGACTCCTCCGTGACCCACCAGTGAAAGGCCCCAACGTCATCCCAGAGGTGGCAGCTGCCAGGGTGGGGACTGGTGGAGGACAGCCAGAGAGGCCCTTCCCCCTGTATTCTAATTTACCAGAGCGTTCAAAAAGGATTGTGGAGTTCTCGTGCCTAAGCCCTTCCCCCTACCTGCCCCCCATCCCTCCATGTaacccctctccctcacccttctcccctccaggACCCTTCTCACCTGGCAGTGGGCTGGCACTGGGCAGGAGGTTGCCCTGAACAGCTGCCACAATGGCAGGGCTCTGGGCTGCGGCGGATCCGAGCCCCGGCCCGAGAGGCAAGGAAGATGGCATGGTGGTGGTCGCCGGCAGGTTAGGATGTAGAGGGTTCGCCATGGACACAGGCAGGTTAGGTGGGGGAAGAGTGCCCGGGGCAAACGGGAGATGGTGGTGATGCCCATGCAGGTTAGGAGGAGGGGGCAGGTTAATACTGATGGAGTCAGCTAGACTACCAAATGGGATGATGGATggagcgggaggaggaggaggaggcggcatGCCAAAAGGCAAACCCAAAGGAGCATTACCCGCCACGCCTGGGTGCCCGCTGCCTGGCACTGCCCCTGGCATCATTGAGGGAGGAGTTTGTTGGTTGGGGAACGGTGAGGGGCCTGGAAACACAGAGGAGAGACCAAGGAGGTTAGAGGCATAAAACCTCCCTTACCAACTCACTGTCCCAGCAAGGATAACCTAGCCACTCCTCAGCACCACTTTTCCTGATACGAGAATAAGTGATAAATCCCTGGAATAAAATTCCAAAGCTCTGGGTCTGGGGCAGGATTGCTGTTGTCTCAAGGATATAACAGAGGTGAGAGAGAACCCATCTGCAGAAATTTCCAGTCCTGTCACAGGTCCCTTTTGAGGGAGCCCTCTAATCAGCAAGGGTTCCAGAACCCAGAACTTACCATGGGGTCCAGGGGGGGGTACCCCTGGCGGAACCGCCCCAGGCTGGGGGGCTCCagctggctgctgctgctgcggccCTGCCGTTGACCCTGCGGGCCCAATCTGTTCAGAGGGGCCCATGCTTCCAGGAGGGGCCCCGCTGCCAGCAGGAGCAGGGGCCACAGAGGCCGGAGCCATGGCCAAGCTGTGAACTGCGGGTGGCCCAGCAGTGCCCGCAGGTGGGATaggctgggagcctgggggcagggctgg is a genomic window of Acinonyx jubatus isolate Ajub_Pintada_27869175 chromosome B4, VMU_Ajub_asm_v1.0, whole genome shotgun sequence containing:
- the MYL6 gene encoding myosin light polypeptide 6 isoform X1; this encodes MCDFTEDQTAEFKEAFQLFDRTGDGKILYSQCGDVMRALGQNPTNAEVLKVLGNPKSDEMNVKVLDFEHFLPMLQTVAKNKDQGTYEDYVEGLRVFDKEGNGTVMGAEIRHVLVTLGEKMTEEEVEMLVAGHEDSNGCINYEELVRMVLNG
- the MYL6 gene encoding myosin light polypeptide 6 isoform X2 is translated as MCDFTEDQTAEFKEAFQLFDRTGDGKILYSQCGDVMRALGQNPTNAEVLKVLGNPKSDEMNVKVLDFEHFLPMLQTVAKNKDQGTYEDYVEGLRVFDKEGNGTVMGAEIRHVLVTLGEKMTEEEVEMLVAGHEDSNGCINYEAFVRHILSG